The genomic window GTTCTGGAGAGTAAATGAGGGAATTGTTAACTTCATTAAACTTCTTTAACACCTCTAAGTGAAAATTAATATCATCACCCACTCTTTTACCAAGATGATAGTTATATATCTCAGCTCCACAAATAGATGCTTTTTCTATAGCTGATATATGCCCTCTTAATCCAGATTCTGATGATAATTGGTAGTATGGACCATGAGCTAAGATTGTTGAAAAATACTCTTTAGCTAACCTTTTATAACTTTCATAATAACCTTCAGGTAATCTTCTTGAAAGTATAGCAGGAGGAATTTCTGTAACTCTAGTTCCTAGAAGGGAAGCTTGCTTTAATGTAGATAAAGCATTATATGTCCCCCACTCAAATAGAATCATATTTTATCACCCAAAAATTATTTTTAGATTAATTAATATTTAAAGTTTCATATAGAATAAATGGCTTTTACAACTACAATCTGAACAGCCAAAGCCTTCAATGTAATCAAATGCCTTTATAAATTCATTAGCAGTTTCACACTCAACATTATTATTTGTTATATATATCTCCTCTATTTTTCCATAATTTAGAAGATAATCTATATGCCAAAACATCTTTTTTTCATTTTTTAAATGTCTTTCTATTCTGTTTTTTAATCCATTCATGGCTGAACCAACATAAAAATAATAACCACTCTTAAAATATTTCTCATTTTTTCCAAATCTTATAAGTCTTCCTTTTTTTAATTTAATTTTTAATATATAACTTCCTTTCTCATTAGGTATCTTACTTTTTGACACTTTTTTATATTTAAACTTATCAATTATGTGTTCAAAATGTAAAAGCTTTTTATAATAAGGACACAACTCTTTAATTTCTTTATAACAAATAGAGCACTTTGGTTTAACTCCACATATCTCTCTACCAAATACAACCAATATATGATTTATAACCTTCCAGTATTTTCTATCCAATTTCTTTCTTAATACCATCTCTGTCTCTTCAGGAGTTTCAGTATCTACAATCTCCCATCTATTGGTTATTCTATGTACATGAGTATCAACAGCAATTCCATCTTTATCAAATGCTAATGTCAATACTAAATTAGCTGTCTTCCTACCAACTCCTGGGAGAGATAGAAGATCTTCTAAATTATCAGGAATTTTGCCATTGTATCTCTCTTTTAACACTTTTGCTAACTTCTTTAACAATTTAGCTTTATTCCTATAAAATCCTACTGGATATAATAGAGAAGATAACCTTTCTTCATCAATTTCTAAAAGATCATCCAAATCTTTTACTTCTTTAAAAAGTTTTTTCATAACTTTTTCAGTGATGTTGTCATTTGTTCTTGCACTAATTAAAGCAGCAACTAACACCTTAAATGGTTCATCTTTAACTACTGCAGGTTTTTTATCAATTCTTTTTAATAGCCTCTCTATCATTTCCATAATCTTCACTCTTTATACATCAGCTGCCTTAATATTTGCCCTAAAGGCCCTCCAATTTTCAACACCTTACCTTTTCTAATTTTGTCTATAGCCCCTTTTGTAGTTTCATAGTATCTTAAAACCTCCCTAACATCTCTCTCTGTAGTTCCTGAACCCCTTGCTATCCTTTTTATTCTTGAAGCTTTTATAATTTTTGGATTTTCTCTTTCTTCTTTTGTCATTGAACTTATTATTACTTTATATTTCCTTATCTTTTCCTCAGTTAAATGAGACAATTCCTTTGGCATAGCAGAGAATCCTGGAATCATTGAAAGAAGTTTTTTCATAGACCCCATATTTTCTATAGCCTCTAATTGTGCATATAACTCATTTAATGTAAATTTTCCTCTCATTATTGCTTCAATACTTTCCTCTGTTTTTTCATTAACAATCTCTTCAGCTTTTTTTAACAAACTATCTATATCTCCCAAACCTAAAAGTCTTGCTATAAATTTCTTAGGATTAAATTCTTCTAAATCATCTATCTTCTCTCCAACACCAATTAACTTTATTGGAGCCTTTATTTCAGCAACTGCACTTAAAGCCCCTCCCCCTTTAGCAGATCCATCCAATTTTGTTACAATAATACTTCCTATATCTCCAACAGCTTCTTTAAAAGCTTTAGCCTGTATTTTAGCCTGCTGTCCAATAGTCCCATCTATAACCAAAATAATTTCATCTGGATTGGTAATAGCTTTTATTCTCTTCATCTCTTCCAACAATCCTTTTTCTTCTTTATGTCTACCTGCTGTATCTATAATAATAACATCTGCTTTTTTAAACTTCTCTAAACCTTCTTTAACAATCTCTTCTGGTTTTTTATTATCCCAATAAACAGGTACATGGATTTTGTCAGCTAACTGTTTTAATTGCTCATAGGCAGCTGGTCT from Methanocaldococcus villosus KIN24-T80 includes these protein-coding regions:
- a CDS encoding signal recognition particle protein Srp54; protein product: MLEKMSENLTKAINKIKNAMFVDKKLIKEVVKDIQKALIQADVNVRLVLNLSKEIERRTLEEEPPKGLSKKEHIIKIVYEELVKLLGEEAKPLNIDPKKQNIILLLGLQGSGKTTTAAKLARYLQKKGYRPALICADTYRPAAYEQLKQLADKIHVPVYWDNKKPEEIVKEGLEKFKKADVIIIDTAGRHKEEKGLLEEMKRIKAITNPDEIILVIDGTIGQQAKIQAKAFKEAVGDIGSIIVTKLDGSAKGGGALSAVAEIKAPIKLIGVGEKIDDLEEFNPKKFIARLLGLGDIDSLLKKAEEIVNEKTEESIEAIMRGKFTLNELYAQLEAIENMGSMKKLLSMIPGFSAMPKELSHLTEEKIRKYKVIISSMTKEERENPKIIKASRIKRIARGSGTTERDVREVLRYYETTKGAIDKIRKGKVLKIGGPLGQILRQLMYKE
- a CDS encoding DUF123 domain-containing protein gives rise to the protein MEMIERLLKRIDKKPAVVKDEPFKVLVAALISARTNDNITEKVMKKLFKEVKDLDDLLEIDEERLSSLLYPVGFYRNKAKLLKKLAKVLKERYNGKIPDNLEDLLSLPGVGRKTANLVLTLAFDKDGIAVDTHVHRITNRWEIVDTETPEETEMVLRKKLDRKYWKVINHILVVFGREICGVKPKCSICYKEIKELCPYYKKLLHFEHIIDKFKYKKVSKSKIPNEKGSYILKIKLKKGRLIRFGKNEKYFKSGYYFYVGSAMNGLKNRIERHLKNEKKMFWHIDYLLNYGKIEEIYITNNNVECETANEFIKAFDYIEGFGCSDCSCKSHLFYMKL